The following nucleotide sequence is from Metamycoplasma phocicerebrale.
ACTATTGTACTAATATAAGGGTTTCTATTTGTAATACCAGCTTTAATATCTCTTTCATCTAATGGTCGACTTGGAGGAGATGTAACTTCAGCTAATACTTTAACTCCATTAATTTCAATAGTTATAATTTGGGTACCAGGGTTTTGGGGTTTAGGTTTTGGATCAGGTTTAGGTTTAGGGGTAGGAGTTGGTGTTACTACAGGTGGTTTTAATTTATCTTCAGGTTTAGTAATTGGAGGTTTTGGGGCTTCTTTTAGTTTTTGATCTGATGAAGAAACATTGGCATTGTCTGTATCAGCAATACCTTTATCAAAAATATTTGGATTAGCTCCATTATAATTATTAATTCTTATTCCATTGGCATTTTTTTTATTAGAAGCATATACTACGGAACCAATACCTATGGCTCCCAAACCAGAAAAACCTAGTACCAGTAAAGTTATTCTATATTTTTTTTTCTTTATTAAAGACATAATATCATCCTACCCATTTTATATATTTCATTATTTTAATTTTAATAATTAAAATATTCGTTCCAAAAGCAATTCAATTTATTTAATTTTATACTTTTAAAACTTAAAAATTGAAAAATCCTATAAAAAATTGTTTTTGTATTTAAAAATGCAATAAAAGCAAATTATTTTGCATATTTTGGTAAACAAAAAAACAAATTTTGTTTTTAATTAATTCACTTAAAATTTACAATTTTATAAATTTATTATATTTAAGAAAATCTTGATCTTTTTTTATTTTTTCATTATAAAGTTTTATTTTACATACACTTTTTCAAAACCATGATACTGAAATAGTAAACAAAACAGACAATGATGGAAAACTTAAGTTTAATAAAACTTTTAAAAATATACTATCACCTGAATAACCCCATGGTTCTCTAAAATTCATCATTGGATAAATTGTAATTTGAAGTTTTATATATATATCCCAACCGTTTTTTTCTTTTTCAGATATTTTAAAATTAGTCAAAAATTCATCGACTACCTTAATACCAACAAAGTAAACGGCTACAGTAAAAAAATAGTAAAAAAATGAAAACAAAGAAGACAAATATAAATCATATTTATTTAAAACTATCGTTTTTCTAGTAGTAATAAAAAATGATATTCCGATAATAGGATTAATTAAATGAACTAAAAATGTAAGAATTATTTCAATTAATGGTATTTTATTACTTTCTTTAACAAAGAAATAAACATATGGAACAATAATAAATCAAAAAATAGTAAATGTAATAGTTATATAAACTATTGAAAAGAAAAATAGTCTTTTAATTCAAACATATTTTGGCATTATTGCTAGCAAAATCAATGATGCGCCTAAAAGAATATTTGAAACATATGTAAAAGTAAATCTAACTTGAAAAAAGGCCCCTGAAACAGTTGGCAATAAATCTAAATTAAAAATTCTTTCCTTTTCTTTTTGTGTTAATTTAGACAAAGCTTCTGTCATTTTATTAGATATAGAAAATCATCCGCCAACAAATGAAATAGAAACTAATAACAAAATTATAATTCCAAATGAAAGCAATAATCTTCTCTTAATTTTAGTTAATTCCATATACTTACCTTTTAAAAAAATTATACTTAAAAAATAAAAACACAAACACAAAATGTTTGCGTCTCTAATATATTATTTTAAATTATTCTTCATCAGATGAAACTTTTCCACCACGTTTTTTAATAATTTCATCTGCTAAATTACGAGGTAATTTTTCATAATGATCAAATCACATTTGGTAAGTTCCACGACCTGTAGTCATAGATCTCAATTGAGTTGCATAACCAAACATTTCGCTTAGAGGAATGTAAGATTTAATAACATGTGCTCCATCATTTCTTGTTTCGTTATCACGAACTTGCCCACGTCTTCTTGAAATATCACCCATAACATCTCCAAAGAAATCTTCAGGAACAACAACAGCTACATCCATAATTGGTTCTAATAAAACTGTTCCTAATTGTTCACGACCTTTTGTAAGCGATTTAGAAGCAGCAATTTTATATGCTAATTCTGAAGAGTCGACTTCATGGTATGAACCATCAAATAATGTTGCTTTAATGTCAATCATTGGGTACCCCGCAAGAATACCAATGTCCATTTTTTCTCTAAGACCTTTTTCAATTGACTTGATATATTCTTTAGGAATCTTACCCCCAACAATTTTGTCAACAAATTCAAAACCTCCATCTGGATTAGGTTCATATTTAATTCATACGTGACCATATTGCCCTTTACCACCAGATTGTTTCTTGTGAATACCTTCAACTTCTGCTGATTTAGTAATCGTTTCACGATATGAAACTTGAGGTGCTCCAACACTTACTTCTACTTTAAATTCACGTTTTAATCTATCAACAATAATATCTAAGTGTAATTCTCCCATACCAGCAATAATTGTTTGGCCTGTTTCTTCATCTGTATAGTATTTAAATGTAGGATCTTCAGCTCCTAAACGTTGTAATGCTAAAGATAATTTTTCAGAAGCGTCTTTTGTTTTAGGTTCAATAGCTTGAGATATAACTGGTTCTGGAAAATTCATATTTTCTAAAACTATATCTTTATGTTTATCATCAATTAATGTATTTCCAGTTGTTGTATATTTTAATCCGACAGCTGCAGCAATATCCCCTGTTCTAACTTCATCAATATCAGTTCTTGAATTGGCATGCATTAATAAAATACGACTTAATCTTTCTTTTTCGCCCTTTGTTGAGTTTGCAACATAAGAGCCTTTTGTAATAACTCCACTATAAACTCTAAAGAATGTTAAATTTCCTACAAATGGGTCATTCATAACTTTAAATGCTAATGATGAAAAGAATTCATCGTCAGAAGCTGGTATATTAATTTCTTCATCACCTTTATAAGCTTTCATAGCTGGAATATCTAATGGGCTAGGCAAATAATCCACAACAGCATCTAACATAAATTTAACACCTTTATTTTTAAATGATGTTCCACATACTACTGGAAAATATGTAGATGTTAAGGTTGCTTTTCTAATCGCCTTCTTTAGCAATTCGGCAGAAACTTCTTGTTCAGTTAATAATAATTCCATAATTTCTTCATCAAAATCTGCTAATGATTCTGCTAGCGAAGCACGCAATAAATGTGCTTCATCTTTTAAATGATCTGGAATTTCAATTTCTTTGACATTTTCATCAACCGAACCATCAAATTCATAAGCTTTCATAGTCACTAAATCTACAACACCCATAAATTGAGCTTCTTCTCCAATGTTTAATTGAATTGCATGCGCATTTGCTCCTAATAATTTTCTTAAAGATTCAATTGATGCTTTAAAATTTGCACCCATTTTATCCATTTTATTAACATAAACAATTCTAGGCACTTTATAGTTTGTTGCTTGTCTTCAAACTGTCTCAGTTTGTGGTTCGACACCTGATTGTGCATCAAGAACAGTTACTGCTCCATCTAATACACGTAGTGAACGTTCAACTTCAATAGTAAAGTCAACGTGGCCCGGGGTGTCAATTATATTTAATCTTTTATGTTTTCAATAAGCTGTTGTAGCAGCTGAGGTTATTGTTATACCACGTTCTTGTTCTTGGGCCATTCAATCCATTTGTGAAGCACCTTCATGTGTTTCACCTATTTTATGAATTTTACCTGTATGATATAGAACTCTTTCTGTGGTTGTAGTTTTACCAGCGTCAATATGCGCCATAATTCCAATATTACGATAATCTTCTAATTTATATTCTCTAGACATATTTTTTCCTATTCTTATAAATTGATAAAATTATTATCATCTAAAGTGAGCAAATGCTTTGTTTGATTCAGCCATTTTATGAGTATCTTCACGCTTTTTAATTGCGCCACCCATTTTATTTGAAGCATCAATAATTTCATGTGCTAACTTTTCTTCCATAGTTTTATCGTTTCTTAATCTTGAATATTGGATTATTCATCTTAGAGCTAAAGTTTGTTTTCTTTTTGCACTAACTTCACATGGAACTTGATAGTTTGATCCACCCACTCTTCTTGAACGAACTTCAAGTTGAGGACTTACATTTTCTAAAGCAATATTGAATACTTCTAATGGATCTTTTCCTGTTTTTTCTTTTACAATTTCAAATGCGTTATATAAGATATTTTCAGCAACAGATTTTTTCCCGTCTAACATAATGGTATTAATTAATTTAGTAATAATCTTTGAGTTAAAAACTGGATCTGCTAAGACATCTCTAACTGGTGCTTTATGTTTTCTTGACATATTTTTTCCTTTCTAATTTAACTTTTTAATTAATTACTTTTTGGTTTCTTTGTACCATATACTGAACGAGCTTGTTTTCTGTTATTAACTCCCGCAGCATCTTGTGTTCCACGCACAATTGTATATCTTACTCCGGGTAAATCTTTAACTTTACCTCCACGAATTAAAACAACTGAGTGTTCTTGTAAATTGTGACCTTCTCCTGGAATATAAGCTGTAACTTCTTGTCCATTTGATAATCTAACACGGGCATATTTACGAATAGCTGAGTTAGGTTTTTTAGGTGTCATTGTAGCAACCCGAGTACATACACCACGTTTAAATGGCGCCGGAATTGCATTTTCTTTTTTTAGTAAAGAGTTATACATTTTTCCTAAAGCAGGAGCTTTAGATTTTGTAGTTTTATCTCTACGGCCTTGTTTAACTAATTGAGCAACTGTAGGCATTTTTTTCCTTTCTTTATTTTTAAAATAATTTTTTTAATAATGTTTGGTATTTTCTAACTAAATTGAAAAATACTTATAAATTATACAACAACTAAACCGGTGTTTCATATTTTTTTATAAATTTTTTATATTTTAAAAAGTTAAAAAATAAAAGTGGTAATTTAGCCACTTAAATTAAGGTGTTTTTTATCTATTTTTATCTTTTTATCTTTAATTTCTTTAATAAATTTTTCTAATAAAATATTTTTATTTTTTAATTCCTCAATAGTGAGATTGTAATCTATATTATTTTCCGTTTTTAAATATTCTTCTATTTCTTTAGTTAAAACTTCATATTTTGGATTTATTATATTAGCTAAAGTTCAAACTGAGAAATCATTAATATTTTTTAAATATTGAGAAATAATATCTATTTTTTGTTGTTTAATATCACTAAAACGTTTAATAATATTAGAAATTCTTGTTTCGGCTTCTTCTTTTAGTTTTTCAAATGTATTTACTTCATCAATGCGTTTTTGTTTTAAGTCTTGTATTAAAGCATTTAAGTCATTTTTTAAAGCTATAACATCCTGATCAGTTGTGTTTGGAAAAAAATTATCTACATCTTTAATTGTATTAAATACTTTATTTTTTACATAATTTAAAAGTGAATACTTTAAATTTTCAAATTTAACACAAGAAACCATCATAGGAGCCACAAACAGCGGGCTTAAAGCTAATAAAGGCAATCATTTAATATTTTTTTTCATAATATTATTTTTACTTATTATTCTATATTTAATAAAAACTTAGATATTAAATAATCTTGATATTTTATTAAAAAATCTGGAAGCATATCTTCATTTATTTTTTTGCCTTCATCCATTGTGTAAGTAATTGACACATTTGTATTGTAAAATAAATCTTCAATTTCTGCATCACGATAAAATAATCATGAATTTTTAGAAACAGGTTGATAAAGCGGATCAATTGTACGAGCAGAATAAACATATTCTTCATATTTTTTATTAAATTCTTCTTTAGACATTTTTGATAAATCTTCAGTCTCTTTTAATATTTTTGCTTTTCTATCTGCTTGTTCCATTCAAAGAACTTCTTTTTCTATTTTTGTTAAATTAGCAGGTTCTACAGTTAATTTATTTTTTTCACTTTCAATATTAAGACTTTTACCTTTTTCTATACTTTCATTAACTTCTGCAAAATATTTTATTTTAAAAAGTTGGCTTAAAAACAAAGGATATTGTTTTTTAAATTCAATTTCACTCATATCATTATAAAAACCAATTCATTTCGAAAAAACATTAGGTAATAACACATTTGATGACCTTAATTTCTTCAAATCAATACTAATTTTTTTAGGATAATTTTTATCTAATGCTTCCTTTTTCAATTCTTTTAAGGAAACAAGCTCATTATAAACATCTTCATTTGTATTCTTATATTGAGGATAATTAAATTTGACATAGCGTAATACAAAATGAGATATTACAAAAGCACCAAGCATTATTAAACCAATTTCATAAGCTGCTATAAAAACCGGTGCATACGAGACATTGCCACTATTGTATACCCTTACTAATGCAAATAAAGAAATAAATACTTGAGAAAAAATAATCAAAACAATTATTATAATATTAAAAAATGCATTACTTTTAAAACTAAGGCCTTGAATATAATCTTTAACAAGATACTCGCTCAAAACTTTTTGAGTTTTATCAATAGTTCTTTTGTAGTTTATGAAATATTTAATCAACAAATACATATTAACAATCATCAATAGTGTAACAATAGCTGAAAACAATAAAAATGAACCCGAAGCTTTTTGTGTGCTTGTAGCACTTGAACTTGTATCATATAAAATTTCGTTCATGTTACTTCCTTTCATTTTTTTAATCGTCTAATTTAGAAGAATCTAAATTTTCTAAATCTTTATTCAAATTTTTTTCAATGCTATTTTTTTTGTTTAAATTCGAATTTTTATTTTGTTCGTTTGTTTCAAATATTAATATTATTTTGTCAATTAATTTTTCCCTAGGCAAATCTTCTGCTCCAAAAATGTTTAATTTATTTGCCATTAAAATTAGTTTTTCATTATCTAAACTATTTAATTGATCACGATAATTAATATTATTTTTTTGATTTATATCTGCTTGTGTTGATATAAATGCTTGATCGATATTATTAGAAATTTTTGAAGAATTTTCTTGTTGCATCATTTGTGCAAATGATTCAAAGTTTGGTGCCCCAGAATTTTGCATTTGTGCTTGAATTTTTACATATCTAAACATTTTAATAATTTTTCCACACGGTCAATAAAAAACAAAATAACCTATTGGTAAGGCAATTGTGTAAACTAAATTTAATATTCTATTTATATTTCAAATTTGTATGTTAAATAAACTACCTATACCTCAAAATAAATTAATTGCAACTATAAAAATTAAAAAAGCATATATGCTTGATAGCCAAGGCGAATAAACACTAAAATCCTTCGCTTTTAATGATTTTATTCAAAATACTAAATGAAATGCTAATATAGCTATTCCTAATAACATACTAAATAAAGAAATAATAAATGTTCTTACATATGTTTGTCTTGCAAAGCCTTGAACTTCTGTTGGAGTTAATTTGGAATTTGATTGCGATATAGCTACAAGGTAGTTCTGAATATAACTTTCTTTTCTAACTGCATATTCAATAAAAATAGTTAACAACAATAAAGTTACAATTGATAAAAATATAGTAAAAAGAATTCATCTTATACTAAACTTTTTCTTATGATCTTCATACAATTGATCAGTTGTTGAATAAGTTGTCAAATCTATGTCTCTCATAATACCCTCCTTTTGGTAAAATTTTATAATATAAATTATATATTATATGTTAATTTAATTTATTGACTTCAATTTCTTTTAACATAATATTAGGAATTGGGGCTTCAAAATGCTTTATTTTTCCTTTATTATCTACAAAATCGAGTTGCATAGCATGCAGCCTTTGATTAAAATCATCTATTTTTTTATTATATATTGGATCTCCGTAAATAGGGTGTTTTATATAGTTTAAATGAACGCGTATTTGATGTGTTCTCCCTGTTTTTAAATTACATTTAATAAGAGTTTTTTCTTTATTATCTATTTTTAGATAATCTAAAACTTCTATCATTGTGTAGGCATTTTTAGCATTTTGTTGCGAAACTGTAAATTTTTGTCTGTTTTTAGTATCCCTTGCTATTGGCAAATCAATATGCATTTTTTTATTAGCAATTTTGCCATCAACTATTGCAATATATGTTCTATCTATTTTATGTTCTTTCAATAAAGAAGCAAAATAATTATGTGTTGCGTTGTTTTTGGCAATAATCAAAAGACCACTTGTATCTTTATCGATTCTATGAACTACACCCAATCTTAACAAACCATTTACATCGCTTAAATTATTTTTAAAATGATACATTAGAGCATTAACTAAAGTATTATCATAATGTCCTGGAGCTGGATGAACAGTCATTCCGGAAGGTTTATTTATTACTAAATAGTCTTCATTTTCAAAAATAATATCAATATCTATATTTTGGGGTTCTACAGTTGTTTGTTTATCTAATAATTTAGTTACTTCAATTGCATCATTTTCTTTAACAATATATTTATTTTTGTTTATTTTTATACCATTAACAAAAACAGCTCCTTGAGATATTAATTCTTGAATATCATTCCTAGTTATTGTTGAATTGTTTGTAATATATTTATCTATTCTTTCTGAATAAGTAGCTATTAGTTTTACCATAATCTTTAAATTATAACATTTTGCTATAATTATCTATATGAAGTTGTTAGAAATAAAAAAATCCAAATTTTATCCTTTTTTGTTTAATGTTTCATCTAAAGAAGAAGTAAAACAAATTATTTTAAAAATAAAACAAGAGCATAAAAAAGCTAAACATGTTGTATATGCTTTTATTATTGAACAAAATAACACTATTTTAAGCGGATTCAGCGATGATAATGAACCAAAGGGAGTCGCAGGAAGACCCTTGTACAATTTACTTGAAAACAAAAAAATAATAAATAAATTAATTGTTATAGTTAGATACTTTGGAGGTATAGAATTAGGAAAAAGCAATTTATTAAGAGCATATTTGCAAGCAGGAAAACTATTATTTTAATAAAAAAATATCCTACATTATTTTTTTATTATTAGATTTTTAAAAACCACTTATTTTTGAAATAAAACTTCTTTTGTTTTTTCATCTATTTTTTGCATTTCAATTGTTTCATTTTTTTCTTCGCCTTTACTGTATTTTTTAATATAAATAAATTGTAAAGAATTTATAGTAAAACTTATGCATTGTCAAACAATCATACCAACTACATTAATTAATTCAGCATCTTTTGAAACCACTGAAAAAATAAAATGTAATAATCATACAACGCAATTAAATAAAAACAATAAAGCCATATAAGGGCTTACTCCATGAAAGTCTTTTTTTCTCATCCCTGTAATAAATTGAGGTAAAAAGGCCAATGTAGTAAAAGCTGGAGCTATCAACGAAATAATCAAAGCATTTACCCCGTCTAATTTAGCAAATTTTGTAGGTATTGTTCATCTTAATATAAAAGCTATAAATAAAATTAAATAAATACCAGCTATTGTAGATATTGAAGAAATAACACCAGTCATCATATGTTTTGTTTTTTTAGAATAAAAATGATATAAAAAATACATGGTAAAAGTATATATTATGCCACAAATAAAATTTGAAACAAAAATACTAATTGAAGTTGCGTCATTATTATGTCATACTCCAAGAGCAGTTCACATTAACAAACCAATGTAAAAAATTCAAAAAGAAAAAAAATTAACTTTTCCTGTTTTCTTTGCTTTCAGTTGATAAACCAATTGAGGAATACCTAATCCAACTGTAATAATCGCACCAATATATCCAAACACCTGCGCAGCAATTGACATAATAAATCCCCTTTCTTATTTAAATTTAAAAGCCTTATTATTATATAATAATATTTTTTTAATTTCTATTTTTGGCACAATACACTACTTTTAATAAAATTATTCAAAAAAATAATCGTTTTTAAAATTTTATTTTTTATTTTTCTATTATTATATGAATAATATAAAATAAAATATGAATTGGGGATTATTATGAAAAGAAAAATGAAAAAATTATTGTTGGGTCTATCATCCTTTTTAACAGCATTACCAATAGCATGCATTTCAACTTTAGTTAGCTGTCAAAAAAAAGAAAATAATTTTATTGAACCTTTGGCTAATGCTAAGGTTCCATACTTAGATAATAATTGAGTTTGCACATGAGCTGATGAATTCGATAATAATAAATTGGATGAAAATAAGTGGACACAACAAATAAGAAAAAACAATCATAACAATGAAAAACAATATTACACTGATAAAAATATTATTATAAAAGACTCGATACTTTCTTTAATAGCTAAAAAAGAAGAATATCATGGAAAACATTATACTTCAGCTAAACTGATTACAAAAGATAAAAAATCTTTTAAATATGGGCGTCTTCAAATTAAAGCTAAAAACCCAAAAGGTAGAGGTACTTGGCCTGCAATTTGAATGTTGCCTGTGAATAAAAAAAATATTGAATGGCCACATTATGGTGAAATAGATATAATGGAATATGTCGGTTTTGACGAATCTAAAATTTTTCAAACTATTCATACAGGTCAGCATAATCACAAAAATAAGACTCAAATTGGTTCTAGTTATTTAATAAACTCATCAGATCGCTTTTTAGTTTATGAATTTATTTGATATCCCGATAGATTGGAATGATATGTTGACAACACAAAAATTTTTGAAACAAAATATTTAAAAAATAAAGAAAGGGATGTGGAAAGAGCCTATGAAGAAGTTTTTCCATTTGACAAAGAATTTTATTTAATACTTAATTTAGCAATCGGCGGAACTTGAGCAGGCAAAAAAGGTATAGATGAAAATATTTTTCCTATTTCATTTGATGTTGATTATGTAAGATATTATGAATTTGATTATAAAAAAGTAGATAAAATAATACCGGAAAAAATTAATAAAATATTTAAATCAAAAAATAGTAAATTTCTTTATTGAAATAAACCAAAAGATGATTATGAAATTGAAAAATACAATATTTATTTAAATAAAAAATTATTTAAAACAGTTTCTTTAAATCAGTTTAAATTTGAAGAAATAAAAAATAACGGAAATTATTCTATTCAAATTTCTGCTGTTGATTTCAGTGGCAAGGAAAGTTTTTTAAGTGACGAATTTATTTATAATAAACAGTAATTGACAACTAGCTAAAATTGCTATTTTTTATTATTTAAATAATAAAAAAAACACCTTTCGGTGTTAAGTCATTTCTGAAATGGTGGCTCCGGCAGGAATCGAACCAGCGACACACGGAGCTTCAGTCCGTTGCTCTACCAACTGAGCTACAGAGCCAATGGCGGTCCAGACGGGAATTGAACCCGCGATCTCTTCCGTGACAGGGAAGCGTATTAAACCACTTTACCACTGGACCGTGGTTGCGGAGATTGGAATTGAACCAATGACCTTTGGGTTATGAGCCCAACGAGCTGCCCCTGCTCTACTCCGCTATATAATGGCGGGCAATGAGGGATTTGAACCCCCGCGGGCCGTGAAGCCCCTGGCAGTTTTCAAGACTGCTCCCTTCAGCCTCTTGGGTAATTGCCCAAAATGGTGGACCCAACAGGACTCGAACCTGTAACCGACCGGTTATGAGCCGGTTGCTCTAACCATTGAGCTATGGGTCCTAACTATTTTTCCCGTATGGGTTTTTGCATATGGTAGCACCGAAGAGAGTCGAACTCTTGACCTTCCGGGTATGAACCGGACGCTCTAACCAACTGAGCTACAGTGCCATAAATGGTGGAGAGGAAGGGACTCGAACCCTCTACCTCCTGCGTGCAAGGCAGGCGCTCTGGCCAGGTGAGCTACCCCCCCATAAATGGTGAAGAAGACAGGATTCGAACCTGCGACCGCTTGAGCCCAAGTCAAGTGCTCTACCAAGCTGAGCTACTTCTCCACACACGTGTTAATTGCTTAAATGCTTTATTATTATATATTATTTTTTTTATTTGTTAATTTTTTTATTAATTTTATAGTATCAATTAAACACAAAATTATTTATTAGCAATTTAATATTATATAAAGATTTAATATTTGTTATTATATTTAATAATAAATAAAAAAATAAGGTGGTTTGTAATGAAAAAAATAATTTTTGTTATAGATATGGTTAAGGGTTTTTGTATAAAAGGAAATTTGGCTAGTTCTGATATCAATAAAATTGTTCCTAATATAAAAAATTATTTAGAAAAAAATAAAGAAAATAAAATTGTTTTTATAAATGATAATCATTCAAAAAATGATATTGAAATGGAAGTTTATCCTTTACATTGCTTAAGTGGTACTGAAGAATCTGAAGTTGTCGAAGAATTAAAACCTTATGCGAAAACAATAATAAAAAAGAATACAACTAATTCTTTTTTTGCTATAGAAAATAAAAGTATTTTTGAAGAATTTGATACTTTTGAGATTATAGGATGTTGTACAGATATTTGCATATTACAATTTGCTCTAACATTAAAAACTTATTTAAATTTTAAAAATATTAATAAGGATGTAGTTGTTTTTAAGAATTTGGTAGATACTTTTAATTCAAAAGATCACAATAGAATTGAATATCATAACAATGCTTTAAATTTAATGAACAATGCAGGAATAAAAATAAAATAAAAAAATATTGGGCGTTATGCTCAATATTTTACTAATTTTTAGATATGGCGGGCAATAAGGGATTTGAACCCTTGCAAGTCTATTTGACTTCTAACAGTTTTCGAAACTGTCCCCTTCAGCCTCTTGGGTAATTGCCCATAAACCATAAAAATTATATATTGTTTTAATATATATTTAAATATCTTTATTTATGATATTTAATATTTTTTTTAATCGCTAAACTTCGATA
It contains:
- a CDS encoding isochorismatase family cysteine hydrolase, which gives rise to MKKIIFVIDMVKGFCIKGNLASSDINKIVPNIKNYLEKNKENKIVFINDNHSKNDIEMEVYPLHCLSGTEESEVVEELKPYAKTIIKKNTTNSFFAIENKSIFEEFDTFEIIGCCTDICILQFALTLKTYLNFKNINKDVVVFKNLVDTFNSKDHNRIEYHNNALNLMNNAGIKIK